Sequence from the Drosophila innubila isolate TH190305 chromosome 3L unlocalized genomic scaffold, UK_Dinn_1.0 0_D_3L, whole genome shotgun sequence genome:
ttgcaGAAATCGTGGTGTGAAAAAAAGGAAGGAAAAAGGAGAATTTAAACAGTTTAATATACTGTTAGGGTAATTTAAAATCAGTAAGTATGTGAATATAGTAAGGTAGTGatgcaaaaatacatcgaaTAATCgacaacttgattttcgagAAAGCGATTTTCAACTAcctttaattgaaaataattttgacgAATTATcgagttatttaaaaagattttcatgAATTATCtacaactttaatttgattttttccatactGCAGTTTTAAGTCCTTACTACCATAATTTTATGGTACTTAAGGTACCCCCATTCGTATATTgttgtacagggtatttaacaATCTATAATTGCTGACCTCATAATGACTTTAAAATACGAGCAAGTTGTTGAAACTTTTGTGTCTGAACTTGCAAGTACTTATCTAGCAATTTGGCGTccgactctctctctctctctccctctcgcaCTTCCTCCCTTTATTACCCTCCCTGGCCTGGTGGGCACCCCCGCTGAAGATACCGCAGACCAATTAGTTGGACAAAAACATAAGTAACTGCCAGATACTAGAATATGGTCGTAAAACCAAAAATCTTTTCATTGTTGGCAAgagtttttgtgttgttttggccttttgtttacttttttattttatagagtTTTTAAGTGTGCTTGGAttcagtttttagttttagtttaagttttaGTTGCATTGCGCCAATTTAACTAGGCATgaggagaacaacaacaacgggaatgggaatgggaatagCAATAGGAATGGTCTATAAAAATTGCACTCATTTCCTAAATTTGCTAACAAgaattttctcttattttctgacattttcttttgctcGTTTCAGACATGGCACAAAACGTGTTTCAAATGCACAGAATGCGGAATGACGCTCAATATGAAAACTTACAAGGGCTACAACAAAATGCCATACTGTGAGGCGTAAGTATTGAAAAACCCCTGTACACCTCTTTACCCTTAATTGTACCAACCCATTTAGCTTTTCTCAATAATGTGTGAAACCACTTGAAATTAACCTTGATTTCTGTGCAGTTTGTTGACGCTTAGCGTCGTTTATCTTATCTTATCCCTCGGCAACGCCGGAATAGATAAGCACTTCCAGAATACGGCGTTTCTATGGAAATCACGGTAACATCTGCCCGTCCAGGTTGCTTGCCGCTCGTCACATGCGACTGCCACACTGAATCCAAGGTGCGGAAATGCGGCGACACTTTAGTGAAaaagacagagacacacacacacacatacacatactccTGGCCTGCAGCATTGCAGCAACTTTAACCCCGTTTGATTCGCGATTCCCATCGTGTTGTTGTGTTAtgctgtgttgtgttgtgtggccactgccactgccacgccccaaaTGTTATTGTTCTACAATGTTGCACAGCTCATTGGAGGCAAACGTTTTGTTGTCATTGCATTGTGTCCATTGTGCTGTCGCCGccttgtggcaacaacaataacaacaccagCAAGAAGGAAAGGTTATCACACCGAAGACTTGATGCCCTTGTATTTACatttcaactgattgttcctaaggcatatataatataaaatttagtgAACCGACCTAAACCAAATTTAGTCAGAGTATAGAAAACAATACGTGATACACAATCTGCTAGTGTATAGTCAGGTCGGTTTCGAAATAGCTTTACAACTGACAGGTTTGTGTGCATAGAAGCAGTCTTGCACATTAAATGACAAATTTAGAATACCCCTTTCAAAGGGTATAAACACTAGTTGGGGCTGCCCAGTTGCCACTGCAGTGCGTGCGCCATTTGTTGGCCTTGAGCCAAGTGGCATGCAACAGTGGCAAGCTCTCTAATGCAGATTTATTGTGGATGCCACCGCTGCGGGAATAAAAATTCCATGCGGATTGAGTTATGCGTCCGTTAGCTTCACTGCGTCATAGTGGCCAAATATCCAATTCCCCATCCTCAAGTCGATGATGTCATGTGTGCTTTAGCataaagtgggcgtggcagctgctgccctCAGCACTTTCACTGCAGTCATCGCCTCGTCCATTTGCACCTTTTTAGCCAACTCTTCCctttcctttttgttttttagggCGATTACGTGACTTCACGTAGGTTCTTCCctctgtttttttctttgccatttATCTATACTGCTATTCCTATTGGAGTTTTATAATTGCTTGAGAAGAAGAACAACTTTCCACTGACTTGGCAAGTTTCCCTGTCTTCGCCTTTGGGTCAGGTCAACTTGGTAGTAGGGAATTGcgtttgtaataaattataaagtcCACACTAAAGAGATTTAAAATGCCGGAGACATGCAATTATATGTACTTGTACTTGCCACATGTGGAGCGCCACTTGGTGGCAATTGTGATTTTTAATTGGATAAGCCAAGTTATGGGACTCGGAACTTGGCCCAACTCAAATAGAAAACACTCCCAAGTGCAAGCGTTAGTAATTCATGGCTAAGAGACATGATAAAAGGCGATGCTAATTGCAAGGAAACTATTGTTAAAAGTTTCTATGTAACTTTGAAACATTCGTAAAGGAAGGAAAATGTGAAGAACTCCAGTCGAAGAAAAATATCCTTTTAAAGTTGCgaacaaatcatttttcaactttctctctctcttttatgGAACTAACCTAATTGTGTCTTGAAGTAAAGTCTGCACAggacaacacacatacactcgcaCTCACATATACTCGCACATATAAATAGAGGCTTATTCAACTCGATGTATCCATTACATTACCAGGTTCGTCCATTTAGCTGGAATTGAACTAGAAAGCGAGTTGTGTGTTTACAATGTTTGCCGGCCTGTgcagttttttatatattttttttctatttatttatataaaacatatatatctttatatatacacaagcatgtgtgtttgtgtaagCTTTTTGTATAGTTTTCAGTTTGggttttttctcatttttcatACGAAAAACATCTGCAACATACAACAGAACTCTCGACATTACTTATTTTctgcacatttatttattaacataaaaagcCAGTGAACCATGATCATGCCCATGACGGGTTGCCCCTGTTACCCTGTCCCTCCGTTTCTGCCACATGTCAGTCCTCAAATTCCCAATCTCAAATGCCTGATGATGTTCCACATTCCTCAACAAAATTTCCCTATGCTTCGCTTTGTATTCGAAAGCTCTGTCGAGAGatttcatttgttattttccattttttttcactttcaattcGAAGCGCAGCTTAAACATTATAGAGGTTTCTCTATATGTatgtccatgtgtgtgtgtgtgtgtgtgtgccccaTTAGTCGCTCTTTGATTACTTAAGCCGCCTacaatagaaaacaaaagccaGAGCCAACAAAAGGCCATTtcaattaccaaaaaaatagttttttggcCACTTGGCTTTGCCTCTTTTATGCTAAAcaaatccaacaacaacataaacacacacacacacattagaGGCAACCACGCCCCGTTTTCATGGCTTACCAAAAACTGAACTGGGAGTGTCGCCCATTCTTGCCCCCACCTATTGCTTTTCTCTTCCCCAATTTAACTGCattgcatatgaaatttaaacatCAACACGCAAAATGAGGCAACGCAATTCGATATTCCCCAATCCCCATTGGAATTTTCTCCCccttcaattaaatttcagtttttcgaTTTTTCCTACACTCTGATCCCTCACCCTTCTGCCCCCTTGGATTATAATGGCGTTGATGATTATATGGCAATCTGTGCGTTTAATcgcatttcaattcattttctaCCCCCAGCAATTATTATGTGTGTGAATCGTATATTTTCTACTTTTCTTTCAGCAGGAAAAGCATATGGCGAGTGTGCATCACtaatttcctctttttttttgcattataaTTGTGTAATTGGCAATTAATTAACACCCTTTAATAGCAAATGGATAATTcgtgttaatttttttccctCTTAATTTCCACCTGTCTTATCAATAATGTACATActtctacatacatacatatatcagaGAATGATCCATTGCGCAAAATgttaaacaacaaaaggcTAGTCACCATGGAAATTCAACACCAATCCACAAATCacatacaaaaatgttgacatcAATGAATGTCCGTTCGCTTGTTGGGTTActgaatatgtatatatatatatgcgtgtgtgtgtgtgtgtgtatctgtgtgtggatgggttatttgtttgtttggcttACTTGGGTGGCTGTTGGTCAGTTGATAGTCTAGTTTTCCAACTGACACACAACACTGGAGCAAAACTGATGTGATAGCTGCAGCTTGGTTTCcccacatcaacaacaatttacgTTTAAATTATGAACATGAAGTGCAGTTGCAGTCTGGCATGCACGACTAGCAGTTACTCTGCAtttgtgcatttaaaataggctgaaaagtatgctatatgCAGCATTTACACTCttaaaagtacttaaaatgatttaatgaGATCATCTTTACATCTTatgttaaattatatattagttAAGGAATGCATTAACATGACAGCACATTATTATGTATAATGTCAGTAACAGAGAGCCATAATGTTACAAAGATCCTCTGTGTTgtttaacatacatacaaatttgaaGCTGCTCTCATTAACATTTACGTTAATAACAGCTAGTTAAAATGTTACTGTGAGATAATAGCTATTTATAAAGtgttattatttgtcatactgtttatttatgaaacatttttgacactttGTACTACTTGTGGGAGAGTCATCCTTAACTTATGTTAAAGCTTTGTTTAACAGGATATGCCCAGACAatggacaacagcaacaactgtgcagctgctgccgttgttgttgccgttgctgttgtataTTGTTTacagataaattaaaattctttgatagtaaaaagtaaagcagcgtaaacaacaacaacaacagcaacaacaacaatagttgCATGTCACgcacagcagctgctgctgctgctgtcgttgttgttgcagttcttggtgttgctgctggcgtgcgtgttgttgctgttgctgctgcctgttGTTGATCTATTGGGAACGTGCCGAGACATGCGCTGCTCTGACCAATGCCGCCGTTGGCGCTTAAGCATTGTTATGTCATCATTGccagctaacaacaacaacagcaacaacaaatataacaacTATAGCAATGTGTgccagcagtagcagcaacaacatcagtaGCAGCAGCTTTGTCTTTGTTGACGTTGCCGTTGCATTAAAGCAAAGCTTGCAACAACCCAtcagtaacaacaataacaacaacaataataataacaataacaacaatatacatatatatattgcttGAAGCAGACAGACCTACATGGTTGAGCGACCGGTCATTGGTCATTAAACGGCCTTGTGCCAGTGCTGCACCTTCCCCTCCTCTCCCTCCCCCCTCCCTGCTCTTCTCCTGCTGTTGACCACAAATTGGAATTGAGGGTGAGCACATTAAATtagcagttgctgctgcattcCTATGCAATTCctacatattttaaacatgtgtttattaaacaattgctAAGGCCCTGTCCCCGTGTTCCCTCTCTCCCCGATATATATAGAGAGGTATGGTGACAGCTGCGTTTGCTATGCTTCGATGTGTTACTGCCCATAAATATTCTATAAGCCAATTTAGTTGCGtgcaattacaatttcaaaatgaCTGCAGAGTGAGAAGAGAATAGGGGGAGAAGGAGGTGTAGGGGGCGTGTTGGAGCCAAAGAATGGTCACCAATGGGTTTATCAACCttttgccgttgttgttgctgtggttatCAGTTGCTGGCATCGCGAGTTGCAATCACAATCGATCGATTAGCCAACTGATAGGTTAAAGTACTCGACatacaacataaacaacacacataccataacaattttgtagcatgtatgagtgagtgtgtgtactTTATGATATTACACACACTCATTGCTCTTATGTATGTGCagataacagcaacaacaacgacactacaacaaccactttgtttgtttttctttggtttcctctttacatttttttttctttatttttgccataattaaattgatgtaTTAGTCCATTGGGAACATTAATCATATCAAAATGCCGTTTTCTTACTTGTTCTTGTTCAACATATTtcacatttgtattttttcacattaatttagtttttgataaatagcaaatcaaacaaaagaaaacgaaataatagaaaacaagtcttaaaaagttcaaaatgtTGTGGACTTTGTACTCATATAACAGccagcatttaaatttaaactataaaaaaactataaaacactttttttgtttgatttttattaataaattattaaaggcTTATACTGTTCaaaactttaagaaaatatgGATTTAAAGATTTGGAATATCctcaaaaaattctttaacagGTGGTGCTCCAAATATTTCTGTTTGCtcttcttttgattttttatttctataactCCTGAGagtatgtttatttttcagtgcttgaaattttgattaaaatttatacataattttctaatttctttcaaaatttaaaataaacggAAAGCTTTTTACAAATCGTATTGAacccaaaattaaattgtaattttttttcttataaaaatgtttgttttttttttataaatatgtttgttttttttttttataaacatgtatTTTTTTGCAGAATACCAAAAATAGTATAGTTAGAATATACTTGTTTATTCCTTGTCTAGTTTCAGTTGCAACTATTAAAGTTAATCCATTTTAAGCAGTTTCTACAGCattttacttaataaataaattaaatgttgtgaAAATTaggttgcatgccacaaaactTTTCCTTGGTTGTTTGGCGAAAATTGTGCATTTAGTTGCGCTTTTAACCGCATAATGCACACGCTACAACATCCATTTACCGTTAAATGCCGCTGGGCAGTGGCAACAAGGGAGGGGCaggggagggagggaggtTTGGATATGCAGCCCGTATCAAAATTCCAACCGaatgttgttttaattgataaaagtGCCTGTTGATGAGGGTCAAAAGGTTTTTCACACGATACCAACAACGAGGGAGGAGAAAAATGATAGAGGAGGAGGAAGGGAGACATGCAGAAAAGCTGCCGTATGGTTTTCTGACCCAGAGGCGCTTGTgggaggagcaacaacaacaacaacaactacagaaACAGTTATAAAGTCAGATTTTCAAAGCTGTTTCCGCAATGCAgcgttgaaaatttttaaccGCCGGCAACTTGAACTTTGCGCAGACGAATTTTCCGTTGCTTTTCATATGTATTCGTATTTATTCagtatttttctctttctctgtccaTCTATTTCAGGCATATACCCAAGGCCAAGGCAACGGCAATTGCAGATACGCCCGAATTGAAGCGCATTGCTGAAAATACGAAAATTCAATCGAATGTGAAATACCATGCGGATTTTGAGAAGGCCAAAGGCAAATTTACACAGGTCAgctaaaagaagaaaaatcaaaatgatgatgatgatgatgataatgataatgttcATCATAATAATTAACATGTTGTCTATGTGTGTCGACAGGTGGCAGACGACCCGGAAACGTTGCGCATCAAGCAAAACACGAAGCACATATCGAATGTGGCATATCATGGCGATCTGGAGAAGAAGGCCGCCATGGAAAAGCAACGTGGATCCGCCGAAGTCTCTGACAGCAGCAGTGAGTAGCCAATTTTCCAACTCCcttctcccctctctctcgctctctataTCTATCTCGATCTCTGTCTTTCTTCATTTGTTGCGCTCGTAATTGGTGCTTTGCAATTGGCttgactaaatttaatttaattatcttcattttctgtttaattttcGTAAATTAATGtgtttgaatattattattatcaactCGCGATTGTCGTCATTTAACAAGCATTAAGTGTGActaaactgattaaataatCGTTTATTAGGCCCATTAAAGCGCATTACATGGGCACAGTGGCTCCCACTTCATTTGTTTGGCAATATTTTCATAggtatttatttcatatgtaTTTATCAACACTGTTTTCACCTTTCCTGAGTAATGCACCAATAAAGGCCACACGCATATTAATTAACacaatttgcattgcatttatcAACACTGCATAAACTTTGCATGCTAAATAAAGTatgttaaatgtaatttacGAACAATGGTCATATGCATATTAATTACTCACGGATCAAATGCGTTTATCAACACTGGTCACAATCAGCGTCTAAATGCATTtaccaaacaaaaataaagtcaaaataaaattctataataaaaaaaaatgtcattcaTGTCAAACAAATAGGCTGTATACCACTGTGCACTAAGCGCCATATGTTGCCATCTTGCTCGCTCTTTCACATCTGTCGCACATTGGTCATTATATTGATTattgttacttttattttctttttttattgtttcattttgttgctcATTCATcatcaactacaacaacaacaaccacaccaacaacaacaataataataataaaatcgacaacaacaatgcctcATAATTTGTGTGCTTTCTGAACTACCGTTAACCTAACAACAACgttaaacaacaaatacacacacacatgaacaaCATACAATTCACAACACTAAccgggaacaacaacaacaaattcgaCATCGTTatttcgaaaaatataaaaagacgAATCGGAATATTTCTCAGAGCAATTGGCAGCTGAACAATTCTCGCAATATGCACCCACAGTTTCGCCTGTTCCGCCAGCAgtactgcaacagcagcaccaaccacagcatcagcaacaacagcagtaccagccgcaacaacaacaacaccaacactatgtgcaacagcaacaacagactCTGCCACCGCCACCAATACAACACCAGCAATACAACACGGCGGCCATAACGCCAACATatcaacaccaacaccaccaacaacaacaacaaccacagcaacagataccacagcagcagcagcaacatagcaacagccacaggcaacagcaacagttgcagcatgATCCTTATGCACACTATCAGCAACCGCAGGCATTGcgccagcaacagttgctgcaacaccaacaacaacaacagcaacatgccATTAAACAAGCCTCACATCTGTATCCCACAGCAACAtcgcagccacagcaacaaccacagcagcagcccccacagcaacagcagcagctacagcaacaacaacagctacagcagctacagcaacaacaacaacaacagccgcagGCGGTTAACAACTACAATCAGCTGCGCTCGGCAATTTTGCACAACTCGCATCATCCCAGTGGCAATGCTGTTGATCAGTTTGATCACAATCAGAgttcaacagcaacattgcaacatcaacaacagcagcagcaacatcaacaacagttacagcaacaacagcaattgcaactgcaacaacaggcagcaccacagcaacaacactcgCACAGCAGCCTGTTGAACAACAATGCAAGCAACGGCAGCattcacagcagcagcagcaacaacaacaatggcggTCTCGCACATCCGCATCCGGCCAGCCTCAGTTATCCACAGCAAACACGCTCCCAGGCCAGCATGCACAGCAGCAATGCATCAAGCAAACatcaactgcaacagcagcagcagcaacaacaacaaccgagcagcggcaacttgcaacaacttTATGTGGCATCCAATTATAGCGCTGTGACACCATCGGAGAATGCATTGGGCGCCAAGTTACAGGCGAGCAATGGACATTTGCCGGTTGCTGTTAGCTCACAGCAACAtcagagcagcaacaacattggcaAAATTGCCGACTATGATCCATTGACAGATGGACCAAGACCCGTGCCAACTGCGGGCAGATCGACCACAACGTTGGTCTACAGCTCGGATCAACGCGGATCTGGAGGCATTGGTAAGTTCAAGATAGGAGATGATAGGAGGCTAGCTGGTAGTTCGGTAGCGCTCGGCTCAGCTTGATGTGCATCAGCGTCATCTTGTCCCTTGTCCCACATAATCCTGTCAAGCAACTCCAAATCCCAAGTATCTAAATTAACATCCTTGCTCTACAGGCAACAGTGTTTATCCCAAGCGTATTGGCTCCATCTCGGATATTGATCCCGCCAATGGCATTTATGGTTCATTGAGCAGCGCTGAGCAGGCTCAGGcccagaaacaacaacagtactATCAGCAGGTGCAAATGATGcaacagcaggagcaacaacaacagcagcagcaacaggtgcGTCAACAACCCTCCTATGATACGCTCCAGGAGAAACAGTCACGACAAAGCACAATGGTAAGTTGTATAATGTATTAGAGATGTATTAATATTCAAGTactatcgatattttttattttaagaaaattaaaagtctCAGAATCATGTTATAGGCATTTATATCGTAGCCTAGATGAATagagaaataattttgttaaacaattttaataaaatttgaatacagaataaatttagaggccaaatcatgatcaaaatgacattccgctttaaaatcggtccagttttgacaaagttatgacagttcgaagttgcttaAGTCTCTGAcctagtcactttacaagccaaaatttttgttcatttttccatgattttttacaaaaatatgaaaggtctcagaatcaagtttaaagtgttgttttatactaataacgatataaggagttgattaaaagtgtaaacttgagatttaaaattttgaattttcaaaatatcaaaggggggacccttagcatcaaacccaTGATTTtagggaaaatatttttttttacaaaataatttaaatttgaatgcagaatgaattaagaggccaaaccaaaatcaaaatgacattccgcttgaaaatcggtcctgttttgacaaagttataaaagtttgaagttggtcgcaCCGTTGACCTAGCaagtttacaagtcaaaatttttgttcattttcccatgattttttacaaaaatatgaaaggtctcagaatcaagtttaaagtgttgttttatactaattacgatataaggagttgatttaaagtgaaaacttgggatttaaaattttcaattttcaaaatatcaaaggggggacccttagcatcaaacccatgattttaggaaaaatattttttttacaaaataatttaaatttgaatgcagaatgaatttagaggccaaatcatgatcaaaatgacattccgcttgaaaatcggtctagttttgacaaagttatgaaagtttgaagttggtcgcaCCGTtgacctagccactttacaagtcaaaatttttgttcattttcccatgatttttgacaaaaaaaattaaacgtctCGAAGTAAAAATAACTGTTGTTTTATTCTGGTTATTATAAacgaatgaaaattaatttcttaaccTAATAAAAGCTACcctagtattaaaaaaaaacaaaaattatttaaataaaatataataagaatgTAACAACAATTGTAATTGAGGTAAAACCCGTTTTCTCTTTTAGCAGCGCATTTATCGCGCCATTTACGACTACGAGGCGCAGGATGTCGACGAAGTGAGCTTTCGTGAGGGCGATGTCATCTTTGAGGTGGAATCAATTGACTCCGGCTGGATGACTGGACGCGTGGAGCGCACTGGCAAAACCGGCATGCTGCCCGCCAACTATGTGGAGCAGGCGGTTATATAATAGGGAATGTGCTAcacctgctgctgccgccagCAGTTTGTGGTCATACTGGTCTGCCTGCTGTACATCCTGCTCGTGCTCATCTTCTTCATAAATGTCTTTCTCGCTGATCGCAATATGATGCGAGCGGGCAACCCGATGATGcatggtggtggtggcggcggTGTTGGGGGTGCGGGTGGCATGCCGGGCATGCATCCGGGGCACCATAATCCGTACGAAATGCACGGCTATCATCACTACAACAATTATCATCCGCAAATGGATtccaagcagcagcagcaaccaacACGCAAAACTCCCAATCAACAGCAGGCGGAACAGGATATTTACTACTATTTCAATCATGTATTCAGGCGGCGATGAATTACATacacattatatatatataaatacatacccata
This genomic interval carries:
- the LOC117786791 gene encoding LIM and SH3 domain protein Lasp isoform X5; this encodes MNKTCARCQKVVYPIEELKCLDKTWHKTCFKCTECGMTLNMKTYKGYNKMPYCEAHIPKAKATAIADTPELKRIAENTKIQSNVKYHADFEKAKGKFTQVADDPETLRIKQNTKHISNVAYHGDLEKKAAMEKQRGSAEVSDSSTTSQPQQQPQQQPPQQQQQLQQQQQLQQLQQQQQQQPQAVNNYNQLRSAILHNSHHPSGNAVDQFDHNQSSTATLQHQQQQQQHQQQLQQQQQLQLQQQAAPQQQHSHSSLLNNNASNGSIHSSSSNNNNGGLAHPHPASLSYPQQTRSQASMHSSNASSKHQLQQQQQQQQQPSSGNLQQLYVASNYSAVTPSENALGAKLQASNGHLPVAVSSQQHQSSNNIGKIADYDPLTDGPRPVPTAGRSTTTLVYSSDQRGSGGIGNSVYPKRIGSISDIDPANGIYGSLSSAEQAQAQKQQQYYQQVQMMQQQEQQQQQQQQVRQQPSYDTLQEKQSRQSTMQRIYRAIYDYEAQDVDEVSFREGDVIFEVESIDSGWMTGRVERTGKTGMLPANYVEQAVI